Within Mercenaria mercenaria strain notata chromosome 15, MADL_Memer_1, whole genome shotgun sequence, the genomic segment GTTTAATAGGAAATAAATATAATCAAGAGTGGACGCATGGATCCAATGGTAGCATGGTCTGACATCGAAACCAGGGCATGTGAGATTGAGTCCTTTCTTCTCCAATTAAATTTTCTAACATTCGGATAAGAGTGTTGTTTACACTTGACATGCGAAAGAACCAGGGAGAGAAGCTTCCATATTTGGAGCGTCCTCTTTATTTTGAAACATCTTTAAGCTGAAATTACTATTTTAGTCTTCTAGAAGAAATGACCTTTGTATGCCGATGACGATTACAAATAGCTTAATATACACAGAAATGTCGCATCAGCATCTGACACAAATAACGACGTATTAATCGTAGCTGAGTAATGACCATAGCACAACACACAAACAAaggctgtcactaatggtgacaaatgcccccgcagcgccctgacctttgacctggtgaccccaaagtcaatagggatcgtggttcgcgagtaaagtgccttcatgcaaaaagttaacgttgtaacgaactaacgaacggacggacagttgaaaactaatatgcctcccttcgggggcataaaaagaaataccTAAGAAATAAAATACGCCCCATAGCGGGATAAGCGATAACAAGGACTTCCCTAAACATGGTACGTGCACTTTCAATTACGGTCCACTACTCATAACGAGCATGACGCTACACGATTCTTCCCTTAATAATGCGTGTACTTACTTAGTCgcgatcaaaataataaaatcgCCCCTATACCGTCATGATGCTACTGGAGTATTTCCTTGATAGTACGTGTACTTAAAGTCgcgatcaaaataataaaatacgccTTCATAGCCGGCATGACGCTACTGGAGTCTTCCCTCGATAGTGTGTGTACTTACAGTCgcgttcaaaataataaaatacgccTCTAAAGCTGGCATGATGTTACTCGAGTCTCCCCTGGATAGTTCGTGTACTTACAGTCAATATCAACTAATAAAATACGCCTCTATAGCGGAAATGACGCTACTCGAGTCTTCCCttgatagtacatgtatttacaatcacgatcaaaataataaaatacacctcTTTAGAGGGAATGACGCTACTGTAGTCTTCCCATGATAGTACGTGTACTTATAGTCgcgatcaaaataataaaatatacctCTATAGCGAGCATGACGCTACTCGAATCTTCCCttgatagtacatgtatttacaatcacgatcaaaataataaaatacacctcTATAGCGGGAATGAGACTACTCAAGTCTTCTCTTGATAGTGCGTGTACTTCTCTATAACGGGCATGACGCTACTCCGAGTCTTCCCTTGATAGCGCGTGTACTTACAGCCgcgatcaaaataataaaatacgccTCTATAGCCGGCAAGAGGCTACTGCAGTCTTTACTTGATAGTGCGTGCACTTACAATCGCGATCAAAATAATAAAGTACGCCTCTATAGCGGGAATGACGCTACTGTAGTCTTCCCATGATAGTACGTGTACTTACAGTCGcggtcaaaataataaaatacgccTCTATAGCGAGCATGATGCTACTCGAGTCTTTCCTTGATAGTGCGTGTACTTTAAGTcgcaatcaaaataataaaatacgccTTCATAGCCGGCATGACGCTATTGGAGTCTTCCTTGATAGTGTGTGTACTAACAGTCgcgatcaaaataataaaatacgccTCTATAGCCGGCATGACGCTACTCGAGTCTTCCCTTGATAGTGCTTGTACTTACAGTCGCGATCAAACATCTATAGCCGGAATGACTCTATTAAAGTCTTCCCTGGATAGTACGTGTACTTACAGTCGCGATCAAAATAATAAAGTACGCCTCTATAGCGGGAGTCTTTCCTCGACAGTACTTGTACTTGCAATCgcgataaataataaaatctacaaaaagatcctttggaagcaaaaaattcaaccaagcagaataattgcagactcggtttgattgagtctgttcattagaggcaatgaaatgtgcaacacctctcacgctccctagcatcggcttaagtgAAAcactattacacatctattgaatggactccatgataaaATACGCCTCTATAGCGGGTACTACGTGTAGATCTGCTTACGCCGCGATCAAAATAATACAATAAGCCTTCATAGCGTGTATGGACGCTACTGGAGTTACTTTCCTTGATGCGTGTACTTACAGTCGCGATCAAGATAATAAAATACGCTCACATAGCGGGAATAATGCCATTGATGATACGTGTACTTACAATCACGATCAAAGTAATAAAATAGTCTGGTGTAATCCGGATCACGTGATATACGGCCATCCCTATTTGTGTCTGCATGGTGAAACAGTTTGATTGCGTGGTCGAGATCTCCGAGCCTCAAAATTGACCAGTGAGCTATGAACTCTGTTTCATCAATGGCACCGTCACCTACAAATGCAAGAATTATTCGTAGAGGGGATTCTTTATGcttgaaataatgtatatattttcttttaacagACAAACAATATGATAACCTTACGTCATACTTTGCAAAGTAAGAACGTAGAAGTGGGGGTTAGGTCTACTTGAATTTCTACAATGTTTAAAGAGCATGAGAATTACAAAGCTAACTCCATTTTTATTCGACGTTTCGACAATTTATTTTGTCTTCAACAGGAAGCcaacatatataatatgaaataaacaacgtcatgaatataCGAGTCATAAAATCACACATCACAGATCTGTTTTGCGAGGCGGTATATCAGATTTAGCTCATGGAATAGGGGCTAAAAAATCAGACTCGTGTGCTCttgtataaattatataaacgTTTAACATCTCGCAAAAGttgcagacagacagagagactcATGTCATCACATCGAAAAtgtttggggattttttttttgttgtttttttattcatcGTGAAatagtgttttttatttctttgtttgctcttgtaaaggtcaatgtcatcgTGGCCTTTAGTACCAAAAATATTATAACACTGCACAGCTTGGGTCTAGGTCTctcaaacttaataggaaggttctTCAAGTGAGTCTGGCCTTTACCATGACCTGACCTATTTTCTGTATTTGCAGATACAGCAATGGAATTGGACCATTTGTAGGCCTACTCTTTTTTGCATGGTTAGAaacaaattataaacatttcCTTGACCCGACCTGGTTTGAACCCTGGACCTTGAGTTCTGTAAGGGGACACTCTATCCCATGTCGCCATAAAAGTAGCTAATAGGCAAGTGAGTAGGAGTGCCGTATTATACCTCTACCtcacatggccctcttgttatctacAGTATCTTGAAATCAGAGCAAAACTTATTTTGCCTTACAAACATATCTATTGCAGTCATTAATATGTCTTCATACTTTGTATCCTGTATATCCTGGACTTTACTTTTTGTGCCCCAACCAATCGGTATCAAATTTGTTCTTATCCTTGCGTCCAATCCTAGgattccacacactgatgaccaatgtttaaaacagacattgcaaccaaagttttacaagatgatcattatatatatcatatagatgtgccctagaatgAACTATGCTAAGCTTTAACTTGTCATATTATTGTTCGTGAAATAGTAGACTGTTATAAAACGCAAACGCCCGTTGGACAGAAGCATGTAGGTGTGACCAATCCGTTGACTCCTTGGATATCTTCTGCTTCCAGTACGACTACACGTGGGAGTCGTGGGGAGGGCAAAATAACGGAAATTAATATGGAGCCGTAGCTTCAAGCcaaaaaactgtatttatatgataaaaatatagaaataactaTGATGATATATGTTTTTCCCATTGAGCTGTAAACAGGAAAAGTATCGGCACTGTTTTTGGTAGCTACCAGTGGGGaactcttgtttatgaaaaatctttataatcttcGATAAAAAAGGTAATTTTCCATGCAATAAAACAGTTAAAGGACAGGCACTCGTGCATTACCGCAAATATCATGGCGTTGGGTGAAATCTCGGGTTTTCCTACAAAGATATTTAATCTCAGTCAACGCCCTTGATTGCTCACAACGCCGCATGATATTTGCGATTATGCACTCGCATCGGTCCTTTCaactatttcatattttgataaattttactcGTTAAAATGAAATACTGTACAGATGAAAAATTATTATGACACTTTTTGAAACAGGGAAATataatttatcattatgtttcagtaattttttttggttggatttaacgtcgcaccgacacatgataggtcatatggcgactttccagcttttttaatggtggaggaagaccccaggcgccccctcattatgtcatcacgagcgggcacctgggtagaaccaccgaccttccgtaatccagtAAAGCACTAAAACATAGAATCAGTTCTAAATTGATACAGTTTTTATGTAAAAGGACTGTATAAACACACCATTTATGTCAAACTTCAGGAAGATGTCCGACATTTCATCTGCGGTCAGGAATCCATCAGGAGTTCTATTGCCTTCTGCAACCATGAAAATCGCTCTTGCTATAGGGTCATCAGGTATGGTTGGCCGTCCCGGGTGACACTGAGCTCTGTATAGTATAATAGATATGTTGTTATgatattattatgaaatttaagaaatagtaaaaatgttgtAATTTCTGAACCCGCATGAGTTACCAATAGTTAGAAAAATTTTAGAGAAAAGTGCCAAAACACCAGAAGTTACGATAATTATTAGCTTGCATTTTTCTGATGAATTTGTGCGTATATGTGTGTGCACTTATTAGTATCCGACAACTGTCCCTTGCTCCCTTAATTAGCGGGCTCTATTGTATACTTTAGTGCATCGTTTTAGCCCGGTACAAGTGTTTTGGATaattatagtcgccaccggtaactcATATGAGCGACTcatccagaagactgttagtaatcttAGTGGAAGGATAGTGCAAGATTCaaaagacgctccaattccagaagcttctctGTAAAGAACATAaaggactcttatcccaatgttagtaattttagttggaggagcggggactcgaactcacgaccactGGTTTCGTAGTCAACCAGTGTTACCACAGACCACTGCGTCCACTCTTAATAGTTCACAaacaatttattatacaaaatatatatatgatcaaTCAAAGATATCAGGAGGGATGGCTGAGGAAGTAGGTGAAAGAAGTATGCCTATCTTGTTTCTTTATTGACATTCACCTCAATGTGCGCACTAAAAACAAACGCGACACAAAAGAcgcaatttttaattttttgtcagtaTCTAGAAGAAAGTCATTATGATTAGCTGACTGGATTTAAAGCCCTGCttcgcggctattcaaattctactgtgtatgcaacccatgattgcaataggtaacagttaaagaggcaccacaaaataactgtatttttttgtatttccatgatggtaattatacatgttttgcatgaagaaaatgacaaaaaatcaagtatctagttacaaattgacagtgacgtATTAGGCCatgacaatgtgtgtaatgttataacattttattgaattactgtagcaatatgtacagaaatcagtgtatttagttaaatttcaatcacattttctttctacagtgtaagatagttattcatctatattttttactctatactgaaaagagattgactaaaTTAACTtacagatgaagttgtcaaaacacatttattcaggaaaggcctaaattatccacctgaaaacttgtagtatagctgtatatttcctgtattttaagaatgattttcatgaagtttttgtgggtgaaaaaaggAAGTCCCTAGGTCGTATTGGGTCTTTAAcggccacactttagcacgcaaagccacaggtattttataagaattttatataaaatagactctattttcacaggcgtcactgttcatagtcaggattttcatgctttttcagtgacaatttaaggttaaaaggaaggactggagcaggtctttaattaCGTAAACAGAGGATCAGTTGTCTGTATGTgaattaaagcagcatgcctccagatttggctataaataatctttctttcaaattgaagtttggtcatattatgaacattagaatatgaatttttgtttctaaaatattttaaaagttccaaatcaagaaaaaagatgaccgcgtcgggaatcgaaccccgaaccgccgcggcaataaagacattttaccgtcgtcgtaaccaatacaGCTGatgtagtgaataatgactttaaaatatagatatttataatcaagacagtttacctggagtacaagcgtgacaaacgcttttcgattttcatcgtaaaaagtagtaaaaacagcaaattctcatgtgtttccgtaacataaagtttgtcagtaattaagttttaaagccgtcttaagaaatatagcatttatttcaagatatctaaaaaaaatattatatttttgttgtcgaacgatctggagccATGCCGCtttaatttcacgaagatcaTGATGAAATGCACAAAGGCCtgtaaactttataaaacttctgTAATTGAATAATGTGTGCATATACGCATATTGATGTCGGTGTAAATGAtagatatatatttcttatatggcCGGAAACAATTAAGAAAAACAGTTCAACATGTAGTTATGATTTAacgaaaataattaaaataactgGAAAGGTAAGTATTGGAAAAGAACATTCGCCGCGGGTTAGTTATGTAACAAAAAAAGAATTGGACATACCCCAGCCAAACTCCTACGAAGCAAAGTGTAACAGTGCAGATTGTGTTCCACATCATTTCAATGCAGTCGCCTGAATATATTGGAACAAAacaagacagttattcagtgagGCCAGAATAGATTAAGCTTTGGGTTTTCAACCCGTCCGGCAATCTGTCGCCTTTTTCCGCCACATGGAAGACTCATTTCTTTTTACGGATGATTAGAACTAAACCAAGAAGTTCATATTATTCAATCTTTTTACGAAAAAAATACTGCACAAGAAAACCAAATAAATAATTAGTTTACTCTGCTTTGTCAGTATAAATGAAAACGGAAGCTATAACCTCTATGATATATACGACAAGTCAGCCATTAGCTTTTCCGATCTATTATTTTAATCACAGGAATCTTAAATTCTATCCATAAACCAACAAAAGTTTACTTACCCCCACCCCTCTATATAAAAACACACCAGGAATGCAACGCACTCACTACCCACCGcatgaaaacaagaaaataataaaacagcAGTGCGATCGGGTGGtgtaattatctaaaggcaacaaaAATATACCCGGAACATGGCTTACTTGTCGCTGTCACAATTTTGATCATcaatttcaacaacatttcgttcatTGTCGAACATATCCATCAAAAACAAATTTGAGAATACATTATGGTATGTTGCTTTATATTCACCGTAGAATTGAACTTAAATGAATTTAAGAGGGAATTTTACAAAGAAGTTTTATCTTTTGACTAACTAAATTAAACGGTCATaagattatatacatgtatgctggAATCAGATTTTCGCCACAAATCAAACATGGAGAATCTCAAAGTCTAACCGATTGAGAAGAAGCGGACCAGAATAAAGTCGGGGCTCAGTCAGGCAGTTTGGTTTGAGGTCCGATATATGTGAGACATTATTGCATCCGGTTCAAACGCCGGTTCATTGTTTGAGCTATATGACCGGTCTATATTCAAAATAAGCTGGTGTTTAGTCTAAAAAGTCTTAAGTCTTAGCttagtcaaaattttaaaaataaagtttcaaaaatcAACTTCTGATGATGTAATAAAGCACTAACTGAATGGCTTGCCAATCTACAGTCAAAACTATTATCATTCGGACCTTcagcaatagctttgattatTGACCGACAAACCATTCAAATACacatttacatgactgtatacATTTCTCAGCAAGGAAAGACGACTGGAAACAGCACATAAAAGCTCGATAGTAATTGtaatcaagctaaaacaaaaaagTGAACTGttactttatcattattattattatcatcatcattattattacatgtattattatcactattattttcatttttattattattattccagatttatatagcgctcttttcgTTAAAGCTCTTCACATTCAACGGCGGGtaccaaattcatcctctaccagtacacgcacagagcgatctgaccagacgaacagagagaacgttttagaCACAGACTTGTCTTattctttgtgaatagacagtttAGTTCGTGTAGGACTGATACACGTAATGTCCCCCTTTTCCCGCGAAGAACCAGTACAGCTCTTTGGATGAACGACACACAAGAGTGTCTCCGAAAATTCCGGTTCCTGGAAAAAATTTCAAGACCTCTAGATTGAAAGTCAACCACTAGACGTGTCATCAATCAAGCTAAGGTTGTTGCTTGATATGCTAACATGAGAAAGTACGTATATGTTAGAATGATAAAATTGACTTAGTATAATAACCAGGGAATAGTTATTATATACTGTACTCATACAATTTCGAAAAGACGAATTCTGctattatacatgtaaaaagaATGTCATACCTTAAGTTTTCGTCCTCAGTTTCCGTGAGAATATTCACAGATGTATCGCTACAATTTTAGGAACAGCAGATATTGTCGTCTGCTATCAAACGGAACTAGAATCCCCAAATACGCGATATATCATTACCACTGATAAGGCCAAAAGGTCTTAGATTGATTTATGAAACTTTTGTAAATAAGGcctaacaaaataaaactttggtTTCTAAGGCCTATCCCGTTATGTAATGAGATGCTGGCGTTAAACATAGACCAAAAAGTTCATTGTTGTCAGGAAAAATGgctattttaattaaaatacacctataaattccATACAAGAATATTTGAGTCACATATATGGT encodes:
- the LOC123554035 gene encoding insoluble matrix shell protein 5-like, giving the protein MMWNTICTVTLCFVGVWLGAQCHPGRPTIPDDPIARAIFMVAEGNRTPDGFLTADEMSDIFLKFDINGDGAIDETEFIAHWSILRLGDLDHAIKLFHHADTNRDGRISRDPDYTRLFYYFDRDFDGKISEAEFVSVWFSLST